A single window of Granulicella mallensis MP5ACTX8 DNA harbors:
- a CDS encoding GNAT family N-acetyltransferase, with product MQIRLATSDDIPNIMQIVRRVVPLMRASGNLQWDDRYPNPEVFAQDVQLSQLWVADVDGTLAGMAAITTDQSPEYAQVGWDIHELAIVVHRIAVDPDFAGRGIAIALMQQAETVARERGIAKLRVDTNTQNQVTQRLFPKLGYTFAGEITLDFRPGLNFLCYEKQLN from the coding sequence ATGCAGATCAGACTAGCTACCAGCGATGACATCCCCAACATCATGCAGATCGTACGACGTGTCGTCCCCCTGATGCGGGCATCCGGAAACCTGCAGTGGGATGACCGCTATCCCAACCCCGAGGTCTTCGCCCAGGACGTGCAGCTCAGCCAACTCTGGGTCGCAGACGTCGACGGAACCCTGGCCGGCATGGCAGCGATCACCACCGACCAGTCCCCTGAATACGCCCAGGTAGGTTGGGACATCCACGAACTCGCCATCGTCGTGCACCGCATCGCCGTCGATCCGGACTTCGCCGGTCGCGGCATTGCGATAGCCCTCATGCAACAAGCCGAGACCGTTGCGCGCGAACGCGGCATCGCAAAACTGCGTGTCGATACCAACACCCAGAACCAGGTAACGCAGCGACTCTTCCCTAAACTCGGCTATACGTTCGCCGGCGAAATCACGCTGGACTTCCGCCCCGGCCTGAACTTCCTCTGCTACGAGAAGCAGCTTAATTAA
- a CDS encoding RNA polymerase sigma factor, whose translation MPGKEWTVDEQDQLLAEALKRDEPRLRSFIRKRVLDTADAEDVLQDVFYELIAAYRLMKPMEQVTAWLYRVARNRITDLFRRQKAVSLNDPIADDDESLAFEDLLPTPDAGPDAIYARNLLLEALDAALDELPANQREVFVAHELLGRSFKELSEETGVSVNTLLARKRYAVLHLRERLQEMDERFGKK comes from the coding sequence ATGCCTGGCAAAGAGTGGACGGTCGACGAACAGGACCAGCTCCTTGCAGAGGCATTGAAGCGCGACGAACCGCGCTTGAGAAGCTTTATTCGCAAGCGCGTACTCGATACTGCTGACGCGGAAGATGTGCTGCAGGATGTCTTCTACGAGTTGATCGCAGCTTATCGACTGATGAAGCCGATGGAGCAGGTGACGGCGTGGCTGTACCGGGTGGCACGCAATCGGATTACGGATCTGTTTCGCAGGCAGAAGGCCGTGTCGTTGAACGACCCGATTGCCGATGATGACGAGTCGCTAGCCTTTGAGGACCTGTTGCCAACGCCGGATGCTGGGCCGGATGCGATCTATGCGCGCAATCTTTTGCTGGAGGCACTCGATGCGGCATTGGATGAGCTGCCTGCGAACCAGCGCGAGGTTTTTGTAGCGCATGAGTTATTGGGGCGCAGCTTCAAGGAGTTGTCCGAGGAGACAGGTGTGAGTGTAAACACGCTGCTTGCCCGGAAGCGCTATGCGGTGCTGCATCTGCGAGAGCGGCTGCAGGAGATGGATGAACGGTTTGGGAAGAAGTGA
- a CDS encoding type II toxin-antitoxin system VapC family toxin, with protein MRIYLDSMVWIYLLEGNAQFGIAAQELLKKIRAGKHTLLTSNFLLAEVLVMPVRRNDVFTIASYRRLLLADAAVEIMPFTAETAMHFAELRAIHRTAPADSIHLALAASAKADVFITVDSQLTKLSVPGIGRIVDLTYTLK; from the coding sequence ATGCGGATCTACCTCGACTCAATGGTTTGGATTTACCTGCTTGAGGGCAACGCTCAATTTGGCATAGCCGCTCAGGAGTTGCTCAAGAAGATTCGCGCTGGAAAGCATACGCTTCTCACAAGCAATTTTCTCTTAGCAGAAGTCCTGGTTATGCCTGTACGCCGCAATGATGTCTTTACGATTGCATCGTACAGGCGACTTCTTCTCGCAGATGCTGCCGTAGAAATCATGCCATTCACTGCCGAGACGGCCATGCATTTCGCGGAGCTACGTGCTATTCATCGCACAGCGCCTGCAGATTCCATCCATTTGGCGCTAGCGGCAAGTGCAAAAGCGGACGTATTCATCACGGTCGACTCTCAACTTACAAAGCTCTCGGTTCCTGGCATTGGGCGTATAGTAGATCTTACTTACACACTCAAATAA
- the uvrB gene encoding excinuclease ABC subunit UvrB, with the protein MDFQLVSDYKPAGDQPRAISEIVSGLNAGDKDQVLLGVTGSGKTFTMAKVIQELNRPALILAHNKTLAAQLYHEFKQFFPNNAVEYFVSYYDYYQPEAYIPAGDLYIEKESTINDELDKLRLSATRSLFERRDAIIVSSVSCIYGLGSPEAYYGMLLLLEKGQKIKRQDITRRLVEILYERNDVDFRRGTFRVRGDVIEVYPTYDENAFRIELFGDEIDSLSQIDPLFGTVKQKYSRLPIYPKSHYVVAPERKKTAIDNILSELADWEAQLEKEGRLVESQRIHQRTRFDLEMIKSVGFCHGIENYSRHFSGRLPGEPPPTLLDYFPRDFLIFIDESHVTVPQLHGMWHGDRSRKQNLVDYGFRLPSAMDNRPLRFEEFETRTGQIVYVSATPGPYELTKSAGVVVEQIIRPTGLVDPQVEIRPVKGQIDDLLAEIRDRAAQNQRVLVTTLTKRMAEDLANYYTEVGVRCRYMHSEIETLERIKLLRDLRKGEYDVLIGINLLREGLDLPEVSLVAILDADKEGFLRSQGSLIQTIGRAARHLEGRAILYADKMTDSMRRAIDETDRRREKQVAYNEEHGITPQTVIRSINDSLATVLKADYADLTEEDATGMPDIATQAELDTYIAKLETEMREAAKKFEFEKAAKLRDTVKELRTKEFLFS; encoded by the coding sequence ATGGACTTTCAGCTCGTCTCAGACTACAAGCCAGCAGGCGATCAGCCGCGCGCCATCTCCGAGATTGTCTCCGGTCTCAACGCCGGAGACAAGGATCAAGTGCTGCTCGGCGTCACCGGTTCCGGCAAGACCTTCACCATGGCCAAGGTCATCCAGGAACTGAACCGTCCAGCCCTCATCCTCGCACACAACAAGACGCTGGCTGCGCAGCTTTACCACGAGTTCAAGCAGTTCTTCCCCAATAACGCCGTCGAATACTTCGTCTCCTACTACGACTACTACCAGCCGGAGGCTTACATTCCCGCCGGCGATCTGTACATCGAAAAGGAATCGACGATCAACGACGAGCTCGACAAGCTGCGCCTCTCCGCCACGCGCAGCCTCTTCGAACGCCGCGATGCCATCATCGTCAGCTCGGTCTCCTGCATCTACGGCCTCGGCTCGCCAGAAGCTTATTACGGCATGCTGCTGCTGCTCGAAAAGGGCCAGAAGATCAAGCGCCAGGACATCACACGCCGCCTGGTCGAAATCCTCTACGAACGCAACGATGTCGACTTCCGCCGCGGAACGTTCAGGGTGCGCGGCGATGTCATCGAGGTCTATCCGACCTACGACGAAAACGCCTTCCGCATCGAACTCTTCGGCGATGAGATCGACAGCCTCTCACAAATCGACCCGCTCTTCGGCACAGTCAAACAGAAGTACTCGCGCCTGCCCATCTATCCCAAGTCGCACTACGTCGTCGCGCCCGAGCGCAAGAAGACGGCCATCGACAACATCCTCAGCGAGCTCGCCGACTGGGAGGCCCAGCTCGAAAAAGAGGGCCGCCTGGTCGAGTCGCAGCGCATCCACCAGCGCACCCGCTTCGATCTGGAGATGATCAAGTCCGTCGGCTTCTGCCACGGCATCGAGAACTACTCGCGCCACTTCTCCGGACGCCTGCCCGGCGAGCCGCCGCCAACGCTGCTCGACTACTTCCCTCGCGACTTCCTGATCTTCATCGACGAGTCGCACGTCACGGTACCGCAACTGCACGGCATGTGGCACGGCGATCGCTCGCGCAAGCAGAACCTCGTCGACTACGGGTTCCGCCTGCCCTCCGCGATGGACAACCGCCCGCTGCGCTTCGAAGAGTTCGAAACGCGCACCGGACAGATCGTCTATGTGTCCGCGACTCCCGGCCCCTATGAGCTCACCAAGTCCGCCGGCGTTGTCGTAGAGCAGATCATTCGCCCCACAGGGCTTGTCGACCCGCAGGTTGAGATTCGCCCCGTCAAAGGCCAGATCGACGATCTGCTCGCGGAGATTCGCGACCGTGCCGCGCAAAATCAGCGCGTCCTCGTCACCACACTTACCAAGCGCATGGCTGAAGACCTCGCCAACTACTACACCGAGGTCGGCGTGCGCTGCCGCTATATGCACTCCGAGATTGAAACCCTCGAACGCATCAAGCTTCTTCGCGACCTGCGCAAGGGCGAGTACGACGTGCTTATCGGCATCAACCTGCTGCGCGAAGGCCTGGACTTACCTGAGGTCTCGCTCGTCGCTATCCTCGACGCGGACAAAGAGGGCTTCCTGCGTTCTCAGGGATCGCTGATCCAGACCATCGGCCGCGCCGCGCGCCATCTCGAAGGCCGTGCCATCCTCTACGCCGACAAGATGACGGATTCGATGCGCCGTGCCATCGACGAAACCGACCGCCGCCGCGAAAAGCAGGTGGCCTACAACGAAGAGCACGGTATCACGCCTCAGACGGTCATCCGTTCCATCAACGACTCGCTGGCAACGGTGCTCAAGGCCGACTACGCCGACCTCACCGAAGAAGACGCGACCGGAATGCCTGATATCGCAACGCAGGCGGAACTCGACACGTATATCGCCAAGCTGGAAACCGAGATGCGCGAGGCCGCAAAGAAGTTCGAATTCGAGAAGGCTGCGAAACTCCGCGATACAGTGAAGGAGCTTCGTACAAAAGAGTTTCTGTTCAGCTAA
- a CDS encoding histidine phosphatase family protein — protein sequence MPEEKTELWLVRHGETEWSLDGRHTSWTDIPLTDHGRQRAVELREFLAGKKFAAVFVSPRQRARETCEIAGYGDVAVIEDGLQEWNYGESEGKTTAQMRAIHGPNWSVWTDPIIGGESVEAVGERADEVIAKALAAAPQGGAVALFAHAHILRILAARWIGLPAVGGKLFGLGTGSVSVLGHERETRVISRWNRGFESE from the coding sequence ATGCCTGAAGAGAAGACAGAGTTGTGGCTGGTGCGGCACGGAGAGACCGAGTGGAGCCTGGATGGCCGGCATACGAGCTGGACGGATATTCCACTAACCGACCACGGACGGCAGCGTGCCGTGGAGCTTCGTGAGTTCCTGGCGGGGAAGAAGTTTGCCGCCGTGTTCGTGAGCCCCAGGCAACGGGCGCGCGAGACCTGTGAGATCGCCGGCTATGGCGATGTGGCTGTGATTGAAGACGGTTTGCAGGAGTGGAACTACGGCGAAAGCGAAGGCAAGACGACCGCTCAGATGCGCGCCATTCATGGGCCGAACTGGAGCGTCTGGACCGATCCGATCATCGGCGGCGAATCGGTTGAAGCGGTCGGCGAAAGAGCGGATGAGGTGATTGCCAAGGCTCTGGCCGCGGCGCCGCAGGGCGGCGCTGTCGCTTTGTTTGCCCATGCTCATATCCTTCGGATTCTGGCTGCGCGGTGGATCGGATTGCCTGCTGTTGGCGGCAAGTTATTCGGGTTGGGGACGGGCAGCGTCAGTGTGCTCGGACACGAGCGTGAGACGCGCGTGATCTCCAGGTGGAATCGTGGATTCGAGAGCGAGTAG
- a CDS encoding N-acetyltransferase, with the protein MAEIRVHKAHVQDARNVFDLVNSLSGDGTLLRRSYAEICENIRDFTVAERDDEFLGCGALHLYGPHLAEVRSIVVKPEAKGLGAGGLLLKALIEEAEEHEVMSVCLFTRIPEFFDHYGFRVADRTAMPDKIYKDCQTCPRLYACDEVAMVRGPLPNVAVLGPSKLQRPELVTLQLTSTGTGR; encoded by the coding sequence ATGGCTGAGATTCGCGTCCATAAGGCGCACGTACAAGACGCTCGCAATGTCTTCGATCTCGTCAACTCCCTCTCTGGCGACGGCACTCTCCTGCGCCGCAGCTATGCGGAGATCTGCGAGAACATCCGCGACTTCACGGTAGCCGAACGCGACGATGAATTCCTGGGTTGCGGCGCGCTACATCTCTACGGGCCGCACCTCGCCGAGGTGCGCTCCATCGTCGTAAAGCCGGAGGCCAAGGGCCTCGGTGCGGGCGGCCTCCTGCTGAAGGCCCTGATCGAAGAGGCCGAAGAGCACGAAGTGATGTCGGTCTGCCTCTTCACGCGCATCCCCGAGTTCTTCGATCACTACGGCTTCCGCGTCGCCGACCGCACGGCGATGCCGGACAAGATCTACAAGGACTGCCAGACCTGCCCACGCCTCTACGCGTGCGACGAAGTCGCCATGGTGCGCGGCCCACTGCCGAACGTCGCCGTGCTCGGCCCCAGCAAGCTGCAGAGACCCGAACTCGTTACGCTTCAACTTACATCGACAGGTACCGGGCGATGA
- the argH gene encoding argininosuccinate lyase: MSEQQQSAKMWSGRFREPLDYDFEQWQRSFPFDWRLLPQEVAASRAHARTIAAAGILTPDELDKMLRGLEAVGQRTDAWAHRISATSGQPEYTSSTQQIGAAIVASAPQAEDIHHYVELELTREVGSLALKLHTGRSRNEQIATDMRLFVRDAIDQTLSDLRDWRTALISLAELAGDAVMPSYTHLQRAEPVLVAHWLLAYVSMLERDSSRFSDARVRMNFCPLGSGAVAGATLALDRSIAAEALEFTAPTPNSMDATSDRDFMLDFAQAASTLGLHISRFAEELTLYATAEFGFVDLPEAYSTGSSAMPQKKNPDLTELARGKSARLLGAATALATLIKGLPLAYNKDLQEGQEQIFDVADTLSGVLRVLPGFTSSLKFRFDKMQTAAETGYLNAMAAATYLSNKGVPFRKAHEIIGNAVRLGLDKGLELNALPLSDLQQLSEHFSEDFFAAISLRATLDCHDVTGGTATSRVKQALQEAKLRVLNMRTEDLHPANTEAAHG; encoded by the coding sequence ATGTCAGAACAACAACAATCCGCAAAGATGTGGTCCGGCCGCTTCCGTGAACCCCTCGACTACGACTTCGAGCAATGGCAGCGCTCCTTCCCCTTCGACTGGCGCCTCCTCCCGCAAGAAGTAGCCGCCAGCCGCGCCCACGCCCGCACCATCGCAGCCGCCGGCATCCTCACGCCCGACGAGCTCGACAAGATGCTTCGCGGCTTGGAGGCCGTGGGCCAGCGCACAGACGCCTGGGCACATCGCATCTCTGCCACCTCCGGCCAACCGGAGTACACCAGCAGCACCCAGCAGATCGGCGCGGCCATCGTCGCCAGCGCACCGCAGGCCGAGGACATCCATCACTACGTCGAGCTCGAGCTCACCCGCGAGGTCGGCAGCCTTGCGCTCAAGCTCCACACCGGCCGCAGCCGCAACGAGCAGATCGCCACGGACATGCGCCTCTTCGTCCGCGACGCCATCGACCAGACGCTCTCCGACCTGCGCGACTGGCGCACCGCCCTCATCAGCCTCGCCGAACTCGCCGGCGATGCCGTCATGCCCAGCTATACGCACCTGCAGCGCGCAGAACCCGTCCTCGTCGCGCACTGGCTGCTCGCCTACGTCAGCATGCTGGAGCGCGACTCCTCGCGCTTCTCCGATGCCCGTGTCCGCATGAACTTCTGCCCACTCGGCTCCGGGGCTGTCGCCGGCGCCACACTCGCGCTCGACCGCTCCATCGCAGCCGAAGCCCTCGAATTCACCGCCCCCACGCCCAACAGCATGGATGCCACCAGCGACCGCGACTTCATGCTCGACTTCGCGCAGGCCGCCTCGACCCTCGGCCTCCACATCTCACGTTTCGCCGAAGAGCTCACCCTCTATGCCACGGCTGAGTTCGGCTTCGTCGATCTTCCCGAGGCTTACTCCACCGGCTCGTCCGCGATGCCGCAGAAGAAGAACCCCGACCTCACCGAGCTGGCTCGCGGAAAGTCCGCGCGACTGCTTGGCGCAGCCACGGCGCTCGCCACGCTCATCAAGGGTCTGCCGCTCGCCTACAACAAAGATTTACAAGAAGGCCAGGAACAGATCTTCGACGTCGCCGACACCCTCAGCGGCGTTCTTCGCGTTCTTCCCGGCTTTACGTCCTCCCTTAAATTCCGCTTCGACAAGATGCAGACCGCAGCCGAGACCGGCTACCTCAACGCTATGGCTGCGGCAACGTATCTTTCGAACAAGGGCGTTCCCTTCCGCAAGGCCCACGAGATCATCGGCAACGCCGTCCGCCTCGGTCTCGACAAGGGCCTCGAGCTCAACGCGCTTCCGCTCTCCGACCTGCAACAGCTCAGCGAGCACTTCAGCGAAGACTTCTTCGCGGCTATCAGCCTCCGGGCGACGCTCGACTGCCACGATGTCACCGGAGGCACGGCAACATCGCGGGTCAAACAAGCTCTCCAGGAAGCGAAGCTGCGCGTCTTGAATATGCGTACTGAAGATCTGCATCCTGCAAATACGGAGGCAGCGCATGGCTGA
- the argG gene encoding argininosuccinate synthase: MSVILESLPVGQKVGIAFSGGLDTSAALHWMKQKGALPYAYTANLGQPDEADYDEIPRKALEYGAEKARLIDCRGPLVREGIAALQSGAFHITTAGVTYFNTTPIGRAVTGTMLVTAMKEDDVNIWGDGSTFKGNDIERFYRYGLLVNPELKVYKPWLDAAFIDELGGRAEMSAFMQKSGFSYKMSSEKAYSTDSNILGATHEAKDLELLTSSMKIVVPIMGTAFWRDDVEVKREEITVRFEEGFPVALNGKDYADPVALMLEANSIGGRHGLGMSDQIENRIIEAKSRGIYESPGLALLFIAYERLITGIHNEDTIEQYRESGRKLGRLLYQGRWFDPQAIMLREAAQRWVAKPVTGEVTLELRRGNDYSILNTDSPNLTFQPERLTMEKGESTFSPRDRIGQLTMRNLDITDTRAKLITYAQSGLLTLSKGSEMPQLSSANDKE; encoded by the coding sequence ATGTCCGTAATTCTTGAATCTTTGCCCGTCGGCCAGAAGGTTGGCATCGCCTTCTCCGGCGGGCTGGACACCAGCGCCGCGCTGCACTGGATGAAGCAGAAGGGCGCGCTGCCCTACGCCTATACCGCCAACCTCGGTCAGCCCGACGAAGCCGATTATGACGAGATCCCGCGTAAGGCGCTCGAGTACGGCGCCGAAAAAGCCCGTCTCATCGACTGCCGCGGCCCGCTGGTTCGCGAAGGCATCGCTGCCCTGCAGTCCGGCGCATTCCACATCACCACCGCCGGGGTCACCTACTTCAACACGACCCCCATCGGCCGCGCCGTCACCGGCACGATGCTGGTGACCGCCATGAAGGAAGACGACGTCAACATCTGGGGGGACGGCTCGACCTTCAAAGGCAACGACATCGAGCGCTTCTACCGCTACGGTCTGCTCGTCAACCCCGAGCTCAAGGTCTACAAGCCGTGGCTCGACGCCGCCTTCATCGACGAACTCGGCGGCCGTGCCGAGATGTCTGCCTTCATGCAGAAGTCCGGCTTCAGCTACAAGATGTCCTCGGAAAAGGCCTACTCGACCGACTCCAACATCCTGGGCGCGACCCACGAAGCCAAGGACCTCGAGCTGCTCACCAGCAGCATGAAGATCGTCGTCCCCATCATGGGCACCGCCTTCTGGCGCGACGACGTCGAGGTAAAGCGTGAAGAGATCACCGTCCGCTTCGAAGAAGGCTTCCCTGTCGCCCTCAACGGCAAGGACTACGCAGATCCTGTGGCCCTGATGCTCGAAGCCAACAGCATCGGCGGCCGTCACGGCCTCGGCATGAGCGATCAGATCGAAAACCGCATCATCGAGGCCAAGAGCCGCGGTATCTACGAGTCGCCCGGCCTGGCTCTGCTGTTCATCGCCTACGAGCGCCTGATCACCGGCATCCACAACGAGGACACCATCGAGCAGTACCGCGAGAGCGGCCGCAAGCTGGGCCGTCTTCTCTACCAGGGCCGCTGGTTCGATCCCCAGGCCATCATGCTGCGCGAAGCCGCACAGCGCTGGGTCGCCAAGCCCGTCACCGGTGAGGTGACCCTCGAACTGCGCCGCGGCAACGACTACTCGATCCTCAATACTGATTCGCCGAATCTCACCTTCCAACCCGAGCGCCTCACCATGGAGAAGGGCGAATCGACCTTCTCTCCACGCGACCGCATCGGCCAACTCACCATGCGCAACCTCGACATCACCGACACACGCGCCAAGCTGATCACCTACGCTCAAAGCGGCCTGCTCACGCTCAGCAAAGGCTCCGAGATGCCGCAACTAAGCAGCGCCAACGACAAGGAGTAA
- a CDS encoding DMP19 family protein → MEKSQLDLAAEAVYKKLDEVGGDPTKLPPVLQPVAILYTVQAMIDNGGFRYIFENDFPHTPPYSVFSNAYREIGAQEAANKLDRAVALFPFDHPEMNEEKRNEFMSTLDETSELFTLGDEVCGDESVWQRMEEYVAKHSDVFLQLNN, encoded by the coding sequence GTGGAGAAGTCGCAATTAGATCTGGCAGCAGAAGCAGTCTACAAAAAGCTCGATGAGGTTGGGGGTGACCCGACCAAGCTTCCGCCTGTGCTGCAACCCGTCGCCATTCTTTACACCGTACAAGCAATGATCGACAACGGCGGGTTCCGGTACATCTTTGAAAACGACTTTCCCCATACTCCTCCGTACTCCGTTTTCTCGAATGCTTACCGTGAAATTGGGGCACAGGAAGCAGCGAACAAACTCGATAGAGCTGTCGCACTCTTTCCGTTCGATCATCCAGAAATGAATGAAGAGAAGAGGAACGAATTCATGAGCACGCTCGACGAGACTAGCGAATTGTTTACTCTCGGCGACGAGGTTTGTGGAGACGAGAGCGTATGGCAGCGAATGGAAGAATACGTGGCAAAACACAGTGACGTTTTCCTTCAACTCAACAACTAA
- the argF gene encoding ornithine carbamoyltransferase gives MDNKAAENADDMIDINEENKTTAMNHKSLTDIPKPAITLGIQSDSAFTETAKGLAGRDLCSITDLSVPEMAAIMELAHAVKTQPEDFRHALDAKQMVMFFEKASLRTRLTFETAMNTVGGNAVFVDQTSSPLGERESIPDVARNLERWMNVIVLRTYSHDTVTEMAENAKIPVINALSDIEHPCQAIADFMTLEERFGSVMGLKFTYVGDGNNVCHSLMLTAALLGAHCTVATPKNFGPKLDIIHKTIEIAENTGGSLTLTHDPIKAATGADAIYTDVCTSMGQEHEAARRAPIFKPFQVNEELMALAQPSAAFMHCLPAHRGAEVTDAVLDGPQSVVFDQAENRLHAQKAIILMLLGGAKRIPSHRNRGGLQARSKR, from the coding sequence ATGGATAACAAGGCCGCTGAAAACGCAGACGACATGATAGACATCAACGAAGAGAACAAGACCACAGCTATGAATCACAAGAGCCTCACCGATATCCCGAAGCCCGCCATTACTCTTGGCATCCAGTCCGACAGCGCCTTCACCGAGACCGCAAAGGGTCTCGCAGGCCGTGACCTTTGCTCCATCACCGATCTCTCCGTGCCGGAGATGGCTGCCATTATGGAACTGGCCCACGCCGTTAAAACCCAGCCCGAGGACTTCCGCCACGCACTCGATGCCAAGCAGATGGTGATGTTCTTCGAGAAGGCCTCGCTGCGCACGCGGCTGACCTTCGAGACCGCGATGAACACCGTCGGCGGCAATGCCGTCTTCGTTGACCAGACAAGCTCTCCGCTCGGCGAGCGCGAGTCGATTCCTGATGTTGCGCGCAATCTCGAGCGCTGGATGAACGTCATCGTTCTGCGCACCTACTCGCACGACACCGTCACCGAGATGGCGGAGAACGCCAAGATTCCCGTCATCAACGCACTCTCGGACATCGAGCACCCCTGCCAGGCCATCGCCGACTTCATGACGCTGGAAGAGCGCTTCGGTTCGGTCATGGGCCTCAAGTTCACCTACGTGGGCGACGGCAACAACGTCTGCCACTCGCTCATGCTGACAGCCGCCTTGCTCGGAGCGCACTGCACCGTTGCGACCCCGAAGAACTTCGGGCCCAAGCTGGACATCATTCACAAGACCATCGAGATCGCGGAGAACACCGGCGGCTCGCTCACGCTCACGCACGATCCCATCAAGGCCGCCACGGGCGCGGACGCCATCTACACCGACGTCTGCACCAGCATGGGCCAGGAGCACGAAGCCGCACGCCGCGCGCCCATCTTCAAGCCCTTCCAGGTCAACGAAGAACTCATGGCGCTCGCCCAACCGTCGGCCGCCTTCATGCATTGCCTCCCCGCCCACCGCGGAGCCGAGGTGACAGACGCCGTGCTCGACGGGCCGCAGTCGGTCGTCTTCGACCAGGCTGAGAACCGCCTGCACGCGCAGAAGGCCATCATCCTCATGCTGCTCGGCGGAGCCAAGCGCATCCCCTCTCATCGCAATCGCGGCGGCCTGCAGGCCCGCAGCAAACGCTAG
- a CDS encoding aspartate aminotransferase family protein — MNHATGNTLQDLQVAESKLLLQTYERYPLLFVSGEGVHLRDEKGNDYLDLLSGIGVCALGYGHPAITEAIATQSRQLLHTSNLFHHRGTTELALRLTEITGMDRVFFCNSGTEAWEAALKLARAHAGLLRSEGKNIGTKFLALEHSFHGRTMGSVATTHKEKYRSPFAPVMPDVEFVPFDDVAALRAAFSSDVCAIAIEVIQGEGGINPVSQEFLATARELCDSTGALLLLDEIQSGMGRTGTWCAYQQYGIQPDVTTLAKPLGGGVPIGAMLCTEEAARAITPGMHGTTFGGNPLATAVAIAVIDAMKQEKVLDHINDVGGYFVSRLRDLQQKHTVIKEVRGRGLMIGIEIESADLAKEILSGMLARHIILNRTHETVLRFLPPYILQREHVDHAVAALDELFTLHSKSSATLVGEANG; from the coding sequence ATGAACCACGCAACAGGCAATACACTTCAGGACTTGCAGGTAGCCGAATCGAAGCTTCTGCTGCAGACCTATGAACGCTATCCCCTGCTCTTTGTCAGCGGAGAAGGCGTGCACCTGCGCGACGAAAAGGGCAACGACTACCTCGACCTGCTGAGCGGCATCGGCGTCTGCGCCCTGGGCTACGGCCATCCGGCTATCACCGAGGCCATCGCTACCCAGAGCCGCCAGCTTCTGCACACGTCGAACCTCTTCCACCATCGCGGCACCACGGAGCTCGCACTGCGCCTGACCGAGATCACCGGCATGGACCGCGTGTTCTTCTGCAACAGCGGCACTGAAGCCTGGGAGGCCGCGCTGAAGCTCGCCCGCGCTCATGCAGGCCTGCTGCGCTCTGAAGGCAAGAACATCGGAACGAAGTTCCTGGCGCTCGAACACAGCTTCCACGGCCGCACCATGGGCTCCGTCGCCACGACGCACAAGGAGAAGTACCGTTCCCCCTTCGCTCCCGTGATGCCCGATGTCGAGTTCGTTCCCTTCGACGACGTTGCAGCACTTCGCGCAGCGTTCTCCAGCGATGTCTGCGCAATTGCCATCGAAGTCATTCAGGGCGAAGGCGGCATCAACCCCGTCTCGCAGGAGTTCCTGGCCACGGCACGCGAACTCTGCGATTCGACAGGAGCATTGCTATTACTCGATGAGATCCAAAGCGGCATGGGTCGCACCGGCACCTGGTGCGCCTATCAGCAGTACGGCATTCAGCCCGATGTCACCACGCTGGCCAAGCCGCTCGGCGGCGGCGTTCCCATCGGTGCGATGCTCTGCACCGAAGAGGCCGCCCGCGCCATCACGCCCGGGATGCACGGCACCACCTTCGGCGGAAATCCCCTGGCTACCGCTGTGGCCATCGCCGTCATCGATGCGATGAAGCAGGAAAAGGTGCTCGACCATATCAACGACGTAGGCGGCTACTTCGTCTCGCGCCTGCGTGACCTGCAGCAAAAGCACACCGTCATCAAGGAAGTTCGCGGACGCGGCCTGATGATCGGCATCGAAATCGAATCCGCGGACCTTGCGAAAGAGATCCTGAGCGGCATGTTAGCCCGCCACATCATCCTCAATCGCACTCACGAAACCGTACTGCGTTTCCTTCCTCCCTATATCCTTCAGCGCGAACACGTCGACCATGCGGTCGCTGCGCTTGACGAGCTGTTCACGCTCCACAGCAAATCCAGCGCCACGCTGGTTGGAGAAGCAAATGGATAA